The Musa acuminata AAA Group cultivar baxijiao chromosome BXJ1-3, Cavendish_Baxijiao_AAA, whole genome shotgun sequence genome window below encodes:
- the LOC135634290 gene encoding small ribosomal subunit protein eS1, which yields MAVGKNKRISKGKKGGKKKAVDPFAKKDWYDIKAPSVFNVRNVGKTLVSRTQGTKIASEGLKHRVFEVSLADLQNDEDQAHRKIRLRAEDVQGKNVLTNFWGMDLTTDKVRYLVRKWQTLIEAHVDVKTTDNYTLRLFCIGFTKRRPNQVKRTCYAQSSQIRQIRRKMREIMVNQASSCDLKDLVLKFIPEVIGKEIEKATASIFPLQNVFIRKVKILKAPKFDLGKLMEVHGDYKEDVGVKMERPAEDVQMEGEAEVVGA from the exons ATGGCGGTCGG GAAGAACAAGAGGATATCCAAGGGAAAGAAGGGAGGGAAGAAGAAGGC GGTTGATCCCTTCGCTAAGAAGGACTGGTACGACATCAAAGCGCCGTCGGTCTTCAACGTGAGGAACGTCGGCAAGACACTTGTCTCGAGGACGCAGGGCACTAAG ATTGCTTCTGAGGGTCTTAAACACAGAGTCTTTGAAGTTTCTTTAGCTGACCTTCAGAACGATGAGGATCAAGCCCACAGGAAGATCCGGCTTCGTGCAGAGGATGTGCAAGGAAAGAATGTCCTAACAAACTTCTGG GGCATGGACCTCACAACTGACAAGGTCAGATACTTAGTTCGGAAGTGGCAAACACTGATTGAAGCACATGTTGATGTGAAGACTACTGACAATTACACTTTGCGCTTGTTCTGTATCGGCTTCACCAAGAGACGTCCAAATCAGGTCAAGCGCACCTGTTATGCCCAATCTAGTCAGATCAGACAG ATACGTCGCAAGatgagagaaattatggttaatcAAGCTTCCTCATGCGATCTGAAGGATTTGGTACTGAAATTCATACCCGAGGTCATTGGAAAGGAGATTGAGAAAGCAACGGCCAGCATTTTCCCATTGCAGAATGTGTTTATTCGCAAAGTCAAAATCCTGAAGGCTCCCAAGTTTGATTTAGGGAAACTCATGGAG GTTCATGGTGACTACAAGGAGGATGTGGGTGTCAAAATGGAGAGACCTGCAGAAGATGTCCAGATGGAAGGTGAAGCAGAAGTTGTTGGAGCCTAA